The Misgurnus anguillicaudatus unplaced genomic scaffold, ASM2758022v2 HiC_scaffold_29, whole genome shotgun sequence genomic sequence CCCCTGTAAAAAGCAGCATTGTTGAACACAAGTGTTTGAACAAGACAACGACCCCAAACACCCAAACAATGAGGCAAAATATTGGTTCCAGACAAAAGGATTGAGGTAATGGAGTGTCCAGCTCAATCTCCTGATCTCAACCCCATTGAAAACTTCTGGGGTTACAATAAAAATGCAGTTTGTGATGCAAAACCTAAAAATTGACAGGAACTGTGGATCCTGGGCTGAAATATTTGGTGCCAGAAGTTGGTTGACTCGATTTGACACAGATGCAGTTATCAACAACAATGGTTatgcaactaaatattagtaatTTAATAGCTTAAAGTGATGTTAAATCTGTGTCTAAagagaaaaatattgaaactgctatttttttaacaGCTTAATATTCATTTCTTTGATTCCATTTAAAAGAACAAGACAGACTTGATAAATTAGTTATGCTTTGaatgtgtaatgttttcaatacatttgaaataaggaAATAAACTATAACAACATGTTTTGCAACACAAAAAATCTCTtatgatttgtatagtcacaccatgtacaaataacaagatcatatgagacacagccatcttttaacagtatacatactggaaactatattctcagaaggtgaagcactgctactgcggagtgatttgcacaactctgaccaaACTCTCTGCCCCTCACCagggggcttctcgggtgctgcgagcaaatcactccgcccaagaagcagtgtctcatatgaccttgttatttgtacacggtgtgactatacaaataaCAACACATAATtaggaaaatgtttgtgttattttgtcacttattgggagcagtatgctagctggagccatttacctccagtctttgtgctaagctaagctagcgggggctgcttCAGagagagttacagcacgcacggagatgagaaaggtatatatggacttatctaactctgggggatatggtgaataagctaaattcccaaaatgttttGCAGTGATAGTAATCCAGTAACtgtaaagggctcgttatagtcgttcgtaggtcctacggcgtaggttccgagtcggttttcatttatacttttgcgtcatcGTCCgcatcgacgtgcaaacacgcgcgcaggccgctggtaggcagtaaccacgcgtgtaaccacagtagcagcacgaacgccaaagaagaagaaactttgcaagttaagccacaaacgaaaaagaaacagctacttgttgtgtatgatttgataAGACCAATGATGGATGTAaaaaacagcgacttttgttgcagtttgagttaaatcactcctcaacttgttttcaccatcgcaaacggaaatacctatgacgcagttttttacctgacgggaggggttctggtggaccaatcacagtgcttgcggtccgcgtagaactgacgcactgttaaaaattttgcgaggtgcgcgtcaggctacgcagagctatgcACAGGCTACAGCGTAGAACCTACGCATGACTATAACTCGCccttaatttattcatttgtgacaagagtatgcagcaaacctatcttttttaatacataaaattaatacaatattgcattttttatttgttacaaataaatgtaaactgctataaaaaaatatatattttcacctACTGATACTTccgtaaaaaaaaacgttttaagtgtcttctttaaaataaGACCAAATTTAGGCTTCTAGACAAGAAAAATGCCAGAGGTATATTAATTTGAAAGTGTATATTATCTTTTCACCacccccactcaaaaagggctgcgccgGTTAAAGGGTTAAGGTTATTTTTACTtctgaaactttttttacactCATGGTTTGTGAACAGTTTCTCTCTGATGTGAATACTTGTATGTATGTTAAGGCTACTTTTatctctgaaactctttccacacaaaTCACATGTATAatgtttctctccagtgtgaattctaaAATGTTTCTTAAGCGTATCTGAGGTTGTAAACCAGTTTCCACACTCATGGCACGCGTgtggtttctctccggtgtgaattcTTGCGTGTCTCGTAAGGCCACTTGAAGatataaaactctttccacacagatTACATGTGTaaagtttctctccagtgtgaattctcatgtgtgtCTTAAGGCTAAATTCAActgtgaaactctttccacacagaATACATGTGaatggtttctctccggtgtgaaatCTCAAATGTTTCTTAAGGGTACCTGAGGTTGTAAACCGGTTTCCACACTCATGGCACGCGTgtggtttctctccggtgtgaattcTTGTGTGTCTCGTAAGGTCACCTGAAGatttaaaactctttccacactgaagacatgtgtaaggtttctctccagtgtgaattctcatatGTGTCTTAAGGCTAAATTCAACTgcgaaactctttccacacagtGGACActtgtaaggtttctctccagtgtgagttcTCATGTGAATCTCAAGTTTACTTTTAACtctaaaactcttttcacacagATGACATGTGAATGGCTTCTCCTCGCTGTGAGTCTTCTTGTGATCCTCAGGGCGTCCATCTTTactgaaactcttttcacactttATGTCTTTTGTTCTGAGAGTTCCTTTCTGTGAAAcattatggtttatttttacaatctgaTGTTTCTCATCCACTTCATCGTGACTCTCCTTTTTCACTTCTATCATGTCTAAAATGAAGACAGTAAAGAGTTACAATTAATAAACCAGAGTGACAAAACACTTTTAAGATTGTATGACAAAAGCAGCGTGTCATGTATCTGTTGTGTGTTATCTTTCATGTGAAGtacattatgtcatttttattgtcaatTTCTGCTCTTGTAGTTTAACTGTAGTAGAGCATTGCATGGAGAACACAGTCATTCAATCCACTGAAGGTTGctttgaatacatttttttaccagGGGCCCGTTCTTTGTACGTCGCTTATTACATCCGAGATGTTTAGATCTCGCTAATTATGATCTCGCTTATTTGGTTGTTGGAACACAGTATGGCAGGATTGAATTATCTGAGATCACTGCGCACCCATTTTTTAACCCCTGCAGTCTGAGAGCTATTGATGGAAGGTAGTGAACTTTTTGTGTGACTGAATTTAAAAACCCAGTTAAAGCTACTTTAGTACACAAATCaccataaataaatgtaacattttctgtaaaaatataatcttgatatctttactaTGATTGTCtaagattgaaattaatgattgtAATTAAAATTTGATGCTCTTAAAGTACTTTAAGACTCTTTAAAAAACAGTTAAATGCTATTTTGTCTGTTTGTAATAGCAACttaaaaagcagaataaaaaacacagggGGTAGTCCTGCATCTTCATATAATGTGCTGGCAGGAGTAATGTCTCTAaactgacaatgatttaaagATAAAACAGATAGAAATTACTAAACGAAAACCCTTTCATGCATGACATTGTAAGCTACTTGACAATCTAAagacaaaattaaaatatgagATTATTTTATTctaatgaaaattatttcacactgAGTAATAGTCTTTATTGTACATAACATCTATTAGTGCTGGGTATGATTGAttgctgtttttattaaggaaaattcaaacaaatttaaaatgaatgtgatcAGCATGTTTGTCTTCTCATtcgtttaataataataataatcaaaacaCATGTTACACAAAAACAAGTTGCACAAGTTCAGAAAAAGaatatttgttatattatatattttttaaataacatcgctaaaagatttaattaatctatcctttttttattatgtgttgaatttgaaaagctctttaTATTAATCATGCATCTTACGCAGATTGCGCTCGTATAATGGAGAATACGCGACTGCGTCAGACTTTCCTTATCACATCCTCTTAAAAAGGTGCAAACTAATCTTGTTTACATTAAATAAGCCTGCTCCCAGGCAGGTTGACAGCAAGTCTAGCAACAGGTCTAGGATGAGCTTCGAAGAACCAAATAATCCAAGATCATGCCAAATCGTCAACAATCAAATCCAGCTAACCGAGTTAGCGACATACGAAGAACGGGCCCCTGATGTTTCAATCTAATTCTACTGAAACTATTATGGATGCAGAAAGTTATCATCTCATGGATTTATGTTTCTCAATACCAATATTTTACGATTATTCTTAATCCATGAATAATAAAGATTGAAAAACAGACACCAACCTATTTGTTCTTCGGTTCCTCCATCTTTATTCTGCACGGTTGTGGATCTTTCATCTTCTCGAGCTCCTCTGAGATTTCAGTTGTCACACATGAAgtgatttctctgtgtgttATTGGTGGATAGTTGTAGGAGGAGCTTCACTGAAAGTCTCAATCACTTTATGGGTGTGGCTGGAAATTTAGAAAGACTTTGTCAGTAAAACATTCATAGAGAGATCTGTTTCAGGATTTAATGTTTATGTCAGATACACTGTTAAAAACTTAAACTTatccctagtcaagataaaaaataaaacaaattaaatgacTTGTTGATTATAAGTTAATTAAGAATTTAAGTGCAAAAGGTGTAAATATTCATCTACTTATTTCTTTAACTGTATCATAAGAGAATCTGAATATGTGAAAAGTCTTAGACACCAAAATTAATGTAACAATGTTTCATAAAACAACTTTAAAGTGTAATCAAATTGAAGTTGTTTTTAGTCATAAAATTGAATGTGAAACATTCTAGATTTCAAAACTTGTTTTTACACCTGTGTGAACACGAGATGAACCGACATACGTTTAATGAAAGGCACCAAGTCATAAAACAGTTCATTAAATGTATTCTAGCAGGATCTATTTGTTTCACGTGTTTTAAACTTTAGCGTATCAAAATTGATTTAAAATTTCACCAGAGATGTAAAGTAATGAAGTACTTTTACTCACTATTCCTGCACTATATCAACGTGTATGAAATGTAGTGGCTTTTAAAGTATTgtgttatattattatatattataaaacggttagttccaatccttgattctgattggtcaataggtgtactttattcacaataaaacactgctatgaccgcttcacccaacggttctatttaatatcactgcgccctcggcaacacccttagcaacacataaacatataatgagacaaagtctgagaacagtttgttgtttttatttgagcttcaatgttgttgtttgcattcagggactattttttctagcggaaggaatgcttttattgatttaacttcatgaaagttgcactaatattttttttactttaatattgtgtggtaaccgttttataaaagcaataaggtactcgaggcaagtgctgtatcgtgaataagtaacggctgaaggggttgcaggcactccgcttcgcgtcgtgcctaacaacgcccttcagccgttacttattcacgatacagcacagcctctcgtaccttattgcttaagtaaagtaaaagtaaaacgCAAAATAGATACTTGAAAATATCCTTTTAAAAGCAATAGTAAGTTACATCTGCATTTTACAAGCCTCATCCTATTCAAATCACAAACATTTGTGTAGCTCTTATCCTCCAAACTTACATGAAACAGTCCGAAGAAATAACAAACAACCTCCTCGGGGTAAAAATACAGGCTGTACTTCTGATTGCAGCAAGATTCTATTTTTAAACACTCAAAGAAACGCTAAAATCGCGTATTTTCTCCCCATACATTTCTATCCCCATACATTTCTATCGTCTTGGCTCGTCTtcttttgtgggtttactggcgGGTTGCAAaccaactttaaaggtgcacaCCGCCACCTACTGTACTGGAGTGTGACAATGATAATCTGCATGATACTGGTGGTTatctattacagtttttctcaactGCTAAAACACAAGTTCTGAAACCTTGCTCCATTttctgaaaacattaaacacaaaaccatCTTCAAACACTATTTGCAAAACCTCTGATTCCTCTTGAAAAATGAAACTTTCACCCCAAAACAGTTTTAccgtgttcaaaatcaaacactgtTCTCAATCCATAAACAAAGTAATCATAATGATATACAGTGAGTAAAGACTACaccaaaaaatagaaaacacattgTTGAAAACATATAGCTCTCCAGGAGAAGTACATTTTACAGTTTAATTGCCATTGACTGGACAAACTGCAAATGCATTAATACAATCAAGCagatgattatgtacaattgtctgctgttttctacattttctattttaattttcaattgaattttcatgaaaatacattatactggtttctgttgaatagtctcacATTTAGGAATTAGTTCATCGTGCAGGACATGTCATGCAAAATTGTGTTCATATGTGTCATAATCTGTTACTGTATGCATGAATCAtgtattatatgtttttttttaatgtgaacTAAATTGATAAATTCCTGTCAAGTGAATCCTGAAATTTggaatattttttgtaatttttttatttgtactgtaaacatttttttttcaaattatgtGTAATTTGTTTATAGAAAGAAAGGTGAAAATGTAAACTCATCCAcagtttacataaaaaaatactgaCACATTTTGTACACGTGTACACTTGGTATATTGACAGCATGGCAACATTTCGACtgtcttgttcatgaacaatgacACAAGGACTTGCCATTTTGATGGGACTGACATGTTCAATGATGTGAAAATGAACTTTTGAGAGATGATCTAATGATTTTTATccttatttttacagtactgtaCCCTGCATCCAAACAGGGTAACATCACATCATTTGAAACAGGTTAAATCCATTTTGAGTGGTTGTGTTTAATCAATGACATGTGCTCTATTTGTATTTGATTGTTGCCGCTTGTGTTTAGCAATATGCATGACATGTGCATTGAGTGCAGATTGTGTTTCGAAAATAagtatgtgtttggagttttgctAAAAAGTCTAAGTGAGAAGAATCTCAAATTGTGTTTTATCATGTGAAATGTTTTAAGGTACAGTATTGACAACAGACTGCACAATTAGATAAATGAGTTCAGGCAACTGAAAACTTTGTTCAGCCAATGGGTTTTAGTAttttagcaattgagaaaaactgtaattaacGCAGTGTTTTTTAATAACCTCATCATTGCTATTATATTAACATATCTGTTTTTGTccctttatttaaaatattacccATTGTGAATTCTGTAATACCTACAGGATGTCTTGTTCTTCTCTAATATATGATATTCTTTCCTGCTGATACCTCATGCTCCACTGTATTGTGTTTACCTATTTACCTATCCTCAATCCATTGAAGAGCCAGTTTCTGCAGTGTACACTGACGTTGCATTATTTAATCTCCCTTTGTTTCCATACTTAAACTCTTGGACATAAAAGGTTGCACCAGTGACCCCTGAGTTTTTTGACCCATCGGTATAAATGTGAAAAGATGAATAATGAACAGTTTTGATTTGTTCTATTGCCATTGATTTTATATCCCCTCCATTTTCTCCCTTTTGCATTTTTTCATGTATTGTGAGGTTTATTTGTGGTTCACTAAAAAACCAAAGCAGAATTGTTGATATTGTGATAGTTGGTCCATACTTTCTTATATCCAGGTTAATTTCTTTTGCCTATGGTTTTCCATGAAAAATCTGATCCCTTTATCTGTCTAGTTTTCCAAATTTCTTCTAGAATTTTTCTAGCtaaattatctttattatgATCCATTTAATTAATCCAATATGCCATATACAATGCACCCATAGTCTAATATGGAACGAAACAGAGCATAATAAACTCCCATCAATGCTTGTCTATCTGCTCCCCACTCCTGCCCAACCTCATATCTCATTAGGCTAAGAACCTGGTTATACTTCTTTTCAATATGTTCTATATgacttttcatatttatttacagTCCATCCATAGGcctaaatacaaaaaaaactttttgcagTAGATGTCTATATAAATATACCTGCACATTTGGGTCTATTTTCTTCCCAGTGATAAACTGACAGCAAGATtttgaaatacaaaatttaCAACCTCACTCAAGTGCCCAACTGTTCAACATTCActattgcttttttatttttttgaacaatAAAACCACAATCAGTatatgtcaaacgtcacgtgaccaTAAAAACTGTGTCGATCGCTTTCGGTTGCTTACGTtctggtgagggaagtttacagttgctttgaagaaccggactccactcgttcactctctcctgcgtgtttgtgctcctcttatcctcaaacaaggtcagagcaagcgtcctctttttaaagtttctgctaatatgacagttaacagcaaaataGTGCTCACGcttaaatatttgattgacaagacagcttactctgtggttgcttagcagtataaaaatgaaaaaaggcagtgtgtcgcgccttgcgtttccaagcgtttccaagcgtttaaagcgcttttggtgtgattagccccttattctgtgtaattgcaaagttttgtcagtgagccttcattaaaaaacatcCATTAGAATGAGTATTGTGTTCTACAAAGGTGGGATGGTTTAGTAATGTTAAGAAAGACAATGTCTGGCCATATGACAATGTCCACAGACTACTGGTTGTTTGGCAAGTTGTTAGGGTCACTGTTAAGGCCAAATGagttcaatttaagctgataatagttaGTTTTACTGGCGTTTTACGCAGCAGATGCTATGAAaaccatgttttgccactcaacagggcaaGCTCCGGCGTGGTCATGTGGAAAAGTTACGTTGTTGCATACCCTGAGTTACTCATGTAACTGAAGggtgtgtgttttatattttttcttaatgcATTATAATGGTATGGTTTTTTAAGGAATGTGATGCTGATGTATGTGTGACGGTTGGAAAACAtggctttcaaatagttgttttaacaatggtacttatctcctaatagctagcttgtacaacctaataaataaataaattaatgaataaattaaaaccttttttttcgtcaacacttcaaagcatggtaaatctcattaatactctttagtaatatgctgaaactttgaattggttttcgattgagtcttaactgccaaatatggccggcttgcaattttggcctcttcccatgaccttaaaatagtatgtcatacagaaccgtttgccactgtacgttagtattaacgacggcagtggggcctctggccttagtcaaacgagttctgtttccgtttctaaaatcatcaactatatgtaatacacttaaccagcaatagttagcctgtccggaacctagctgactaaaaccacactactgtgtgacacttgttttctatgtgaacggcccctacgctaataagattttgtttctctctccctgtctcgtccttgatcccgaggacgaga encodes the following:
- the LOC141362825 gene encoding uncharacterized protein, which gives rise to MIEVKKESHDEVDEKHQIVKINHNVSQKGTLRTKDIKCEKSFSKDGRPEDHKKTHSEEKPFTCHLCEKSFRVKSKLEIHMRTHTGEKPYKCPLCGKSFAVEFSLKTHMRIHTGEKPYTCLQCGKSFKSSGDLTRHTRIHTGEKPHACHECGNRFTTSGTLKKHLRFHTGEKPFTCILCGKSFTVEFSLKTHMRIHTGEKLYTCNLCGKSFISSSGLTRHARIHTGEKPHACHECGNWFTTSDTLKKHFRIHTGEKHYTCDLCGKSFRDKSSLNIHTSIHIREKLFTNHECKKSFRSKNNLNPLTGAALFEWGW